The window TCTCCTTCAGCTGCAAGGTAGCGCTGAGCAACCCAATTTGCCACCTGGGATAATTCTTCGTTGAGAACAAGGGGTGATTGGCCGTTTATGTATCTCTCCTCATTCATTTTTTCTACGTTTTCCGCCGTTATATCATGGTACAAGCTAATTTGCCCACCCCCCGCCTCGGATGGCACCCTTTCCGAATCACTGCCCGCAGGCACATCCTCTATGGGATCTGCCGGTTCCGGATCTCCGGTTACAGTGTCTTCTTCCGACATAGTCTGCGGCCAGGGAATCCCCGGACAACCGCTTAGAAATATAAGCATAGCAAGCAATACAAATATACTGAAGCCACGCTGCTTTTTCATCTAGCTATCCCCTTATGCTTTTCTTCAATTATACAGCAAAACAACTTATATCACACCTTATTTAGACTGACCATATAATATTTAATATACGATAAATAAAGGAGGTTGATGCCATGGCCCCCAAAAAGATAAAAGGCATTTCCGGTTCCCGTCGTGCCACATATGCCCCCACAACCGACATTATCCCCAGTCCTCCCCAGACCTGTGACGGCTTCATGTACGTGGTCAGGCCGCGAGATACTCTTTACTCTATAGCCAGAAAGTTTAACTGTTCCGTGATGCAGCTCTTGCAGGCGAATCCTCAGATTAGCTCTCGCTCCGGCACTCTTTTTATCCGGCAAAGAATCTGTATTCCCGATGTTGTTGATGTTTTGCCCGCTCACAAACTTCTCCCGGCAGGACCAAAAGTATTATTTGTGGAACTGTTGGATTCCATGGGTAACCCGCTGCGTGTTATGAACGGTTTTGTTAGCCTGGCACCAAGAACATTCATCCGGGTGGTGTTCTCCGAACCTGTCAATCAGGTTTACTTCTTCTTTGTCCCCAGCAGAAGAAAAATTTTCCGGCCATCTTTTCTCATCGGAGAAAGAACATTGGTTCCTCCAAGCCGCTCCGTCCGTTTCGTCTGGGATGTCCCCCGGGGAATTCGCGGTTCGCTGTTTATAGTGGGTTGTACGGAAAGGATTTGCGGTCCTCCGGAAGAACTTTTGGTCAGACGCCCGTAGCATGATACACTGCTTTACCTCGCCCCAACCGGGGCAACAACAAAGCTTGCTCTGTTCGGTTCCCTCAGAGCAAGCTTTTGTGTATAGCACTTCTGCAAAGTTCCATTATTTTAGCTATTTTACAACGGTAATATTGGTTTGTGAACAATTAACTACTCTATTGCTTACACTGCCCAGAAACATGCCTTTCAGACCGCCTAAGCCCCTGCTGCCCAGTACGACTTGGTCGAAATCACCCTCCTGGGCAATCCGGCAAATCACACCAGCCGGGTCGCCTGTTTCCAGCCTGGTGGTAACAGAAAGTCCGGCTAACATTTTTTCAGCTTCTGCCAAAGCGTTCTCGGCAATTTTTTTCATTGCCTCTGCAATATTGATATCAAAACTATGCACCTCTGCATAAGCTTCATGGGCACGGAGCTGAGCCAGTTCCTGAGCCACTGACAAAACGGTTACTTCCGCTTTTAGGGGGGCGGCAATTTCCTTCACATATTGCAAAGCCTTCCTGGATGTATCAGAGCCATCGGTGGCCACCAGTATTTTCATGGGAAATCTTCCCCTCATTTTTGTATTTGTTGTTTTACCTGATAACCGTCACATTGGTTTTTACCGAGTTTACAACCTTGTTGCTTACACTACCCAGCACCATACCTCTAATGCCGCCCAGCCCGCGGCTGCCGATTATCACCTGGTCAAAGCTTTCTTTCTCCGCCACATCGGTGATAACCCTGGCCGGATCGCCAACTTCCAGTCTGGTATTAACGGCTACACCTTTTTGCTCAAACAGCTTTTCCGCTTTGTTTAGGGCTTCCTGAGCACTTTTTTTCATGTTTTCCAACATGTTATCCTTAAATCTGGCTATGTCCGCATTGGTTATCCCTTCATGACTCATTGCCATAGGAACTTCCTGCGCCACGGATATGACGGTAATATCTGCCTTCAGGGCCTCCGCCAACTGCAGCGCATATCCCAAAGCTTTGTTTGCAGTTTCCGATCCGTCTGTGGCTACTAAAATTTTTTCCATATAAACTCCTCCTTTATATTCCTGGTTCTCTATGCCATGAACTTCGGTTATATAAAGGATAATTCCTGCGATTTAGAAAAGCGTTAATCAAATTTTCATAATTTAGGGACAACTTCAGGACATGGCTTTCATTCTGTCTAGAAACCTGGAGCGGAGAGCATCGCTCATCAGTGCTCTTTTCATTCCTGGCAAGCGCAAAAATCCGCCAAGCATACCCTTCATCAATTTGGGCGTCATACCCTCGGGGTGCGCAAACAGCAAATCCGGCAGCGTATCCCGTTCCAGAGACTGCAACAGGACCCTTTCAAAGGTGTTTTCCGGATGCAGCACTTTCTGCTTACGTTTCTTGAGGACAAGGGCCTTAGTGGGACATTGTACAGTACACACCCCGCAACCCAGGCAATACTCAGTATCGATTTGGGCTTTTTTCTCCTCCTTATCTGTCACCCCAATGGCGTCAACAGGACAGGCCTGTACACACTTGCCGCAACCTGTACAACCCTCCAAAACCGCAGCGATAAAAGAAGAGGTAACCACAGCATTGGCATAGCCAAAGCGACTGATTCCGGCCAAAGCGTTACAGCAGCATTTGCAGCAATGACAGATAAAGGAAACATTTTTCTGCACATTATCGGCGTTTAAAACCAGGCCATATTGCAATGACCGGGCTAAATTTTCCAAAGCGTCTTCTTTGGAAACCTCCCTGGCCAGATTATTCCGGATTAAGTAATCTGCCGACTTACCCATGGACGAACACATTTCCAGCGGCACATCACATTGCTTCTCTCCCACATGCATTTTTTCATGCCGACAGGAGCAAAGGCCAATGGCAAACTTGTCGGCTTTTTCAATAATGGCGGTGGCTTTTTCATAATCCAGGATTTCCACATGTTCACCCAGAGCCGATTCATAGGGCAGGGCCCGAAGCGGTGAAATGCGCTGCCCGTCTTTGTAGTTGGCGGCAATAAAATCCTCATCGCTTAGGTACTGATGAAAGAGTCGGGCCCAATGCTTTGAATCGGTGTTTTCACCCGTTCTCATCATTGTAAATTCGAAAACGCCAATGACCATGGGTGAGGGCATATAACGATATTTACCTTTCACCCAGATATCAATAACCAATCCTTTAGAACACAGCGAATACAGTGTTTTTTCCAGAAACTCAGTGTCCAAACCACTGACTCTGGCAATCTTATCCAGACTTGATAAAGCATAAGGCATTTTACAGTATACTTCTGCTTCTTCCGGTGTATAAAGTTCTTTAAGGATTTCATAGAGTTTTTCATTCCACGGCACCCTTACCTGCATGGAATCCATTTTACTGCCCAGCTTCCGATAAACATCCTTTCCCACTAAATGTCCCATTATTGATACCGCCTTCCGCAGATGAATATAGTTAGCAAATTCAATATTACTATTCTGCAAACATTCTCAATATTCCTACTTTGAACCACAAAGTATTAAAATCCCTTGATTATCCATACCAGGATTGGTTAAACTGGAACAGGGTAAAATATCCGGCAGGAGGTAAATAGATGGAAAAGATCAGCTACACCGAAATAAAAAACAATGCGGAACTCCGCACTTATATCCAAAAAGGAGACGACCTGTTAAGCGCTCTGGGCTTTACCGAGCATGCCTTTGTCCACGCCAATAAAGTGGCGGAAACGGTGGGAACAATTCTTTTGGAGTTCGGCTTCAGTGAAAGAGAAGCGGAGTTGGGCAAAATCGCCGGCTATATGCACGATATCGGCAACCTCATCAACAGAGACGGACACGCCCAGTCCGGAGCCATTCTGGCCTTTAATATCCTAACCCGAATCGGTATGGATCCGGCGGAAATTGCGCTGGTTTCAGCAGCCATCGGCAATCACGATGAAGGCAACGGTAAACCCATTAACGCCCTGGCAGCCGCCTTAATTCTGGCTGACAAAAGTGATGTGCGCCGCACCCGTGTTAGAAACACCGAACTTGTCACCTTTGACATCCATGACCGTGTAAACTACGCCGTGGAAGAATCCACACTGACGGTGGACGGCAAAGAAAAAAGTGTTTCACTCTATCTGAAGGTGGACACCTCCATCTCTTCAAAGATGGAGTATTTTGAAATATTTCTGACCAGAATGATGATGTGCCGTAAAGCAGCAGCCTTTTTAGGCGGCAATTTTGAACTGATAATGAATACTACAAAACTATTGTAAAACAAAGTGGGGTGATTTTCATGAAAGCAACGGAAGGTAAAATCGGGCGTGTTTTTGTCATACGCCTGGAAGAGGGTGACGTGGTCCCCGGCTGTATTGAGAACTTCGCAGCAGAAAACAACATCAAAGTGGGGTTTGTAAACATAATCGGTGGTATTGGCTCCGGCGAGGTAGTCACCGGTCCTCGCCGCACATACGAGATGCCTCCAAGCCCAATGGTGCTGCCGGTGGACGGCGCTCATGAAATCACCGGTACCGGAGTACTGGTCCCCGGTGATGACGGCCGCCCCCAGCTACATCTCCACGCTTCTTTGGGCAGGGCCGGCAAAACCACCACCGGCTGCCTCAGGCCCGGAGTAAAAACCTGGCTGGTAGGTGAAGTGGTTCTCTGTGAAATTCTGGGCGTAGACAGCAAAAGGGTTCTTGACAATAAAAGCGGCTTTGCCCTGCTCCAACCCTGAATCAGCAAAAGCTGATTCTTTTTTTTTCTATATTAGGAAGAATTAACACATTTTTAAGCGGTACTAAGAAACACTTAACCCCTTCCTAACAAACCTGTCATACTATGGGAGTAAAGAGATTGTCGAGGGAGGGGCCAATATGTCAAACAGAGCACGTCTGATAACAGCTGCAGTAATTGTCGCCCTGCTTTTGGCCGGCGGCAGTATAGGCATGATACATTACAACAAGCAATTCTCTGCTCTAAAGGATGAAGTAAGAAAGGTCAATCGTCATAACCACACACTGCGCGAACAGAACACTTTTCTGAAAAACCGGGTTAATGAACTGGAAAAGGATTTAGCCGCATATCAATTGCCTGACAAAGAAGAAAAACCCCAGGAAGAGGAGTCATTTAAAGAAGAGCAGCAACCTAAAGCAAAACAACCTCAAGAAACAAAACAAAAGCCCCAGGAGAACCATTACGGCGGCAGTGGACCCACAGCATACCTTACCTTCGACGACGGCCCCAGTAAAAACACCCTGGCCATCTTGGAAATTCTAAAACAGGAAAACATCCCGGCCACATTTTTTGTGACCGGCAACAATGTTTCCGGAGAGGAATCGGTTTACAAGCGGATTGTAAATGAAGGTCACAGGCTGGCAAACCACACCTACACCCATAACTTTGCAGAAATCTACCAGTCTACGGAGGCCTTCCTGGCAGACTTTCTGAGGCTTGAAGAATTCCTTTACCAGGAAACCGGTATACGCACCGATATGATGCGGTTTCCCGGGGGAACCCAAAGCGCCATGGCTCAAAAGACTTCCGGCTACAATATCGTTGGGGAACTAATTGGTGAAATAAAAGCTCTTGATTATGATTATTTTGACTGGAATGTTTATTCCGGAGACGGTACCGAAACGCCTCCCAGTGCTGAAATTGTGAAAAACGTCCTCAGTGGGGCTGATGGTATAGCCGGAGATATAGTGGTCCTGTTTCATGACAGCCGCACGAAAAAGTCTACCGTGGAAGCGCTGCCGCAAATCATTGCCGAGCTTACGGAAAGAGGCTATAGTTTTTCCGCCCTCAGCCCCGGGGCTATCGAAGTAAAACATAGATAAGCAGAAAAATAATCAGCCTTGCTCCGAGTAAGGCTGATTTGTTTTTCGGTAAGCTTTATGGACAAGCCCGCCAATGATAAATGTTATACTGACCACCAGGCCGATATACAGAGGATTTAACTCCCAGGGCATGAAGATCCCCGCCGCAATCACACTTGCCGGACCGGCCACCACCGCCAGTGTCCCCGCCTGTGGTGAAACTTTCCCACCCAAATAAAGCACACCCAGCAGCGGGAAAAATATGGTAGCTCCACGCAGTCCCAGGGACAGATAACTCCACTCCAGGATGATTTCACTGCCGCCGGCCAGATAGATTACGCAAAGACCCACAAAAAGGATCAGGGCAATAAACAGCCTAAAAGCCAACAAAATCCCGCGCTCCTTTACATTCGGACAAATGGGCTGAAAAATATCGCGGCAAAG is drawn from Dethiobacter alkaliphilus AHT 1 and contains these coding sequences:
- a CDS encoding polysaccharide deacetylase family protein produces the protein MSNRARLITAAVIVALLLAGGSIGMIHYNKQFSALKDEVRKVNRHNHTLREQNTFLKNRVNELEKDLAAYQLPDKEEKPQEEESFKEEQQPKAKQPQETKQKPQENHYGGSGPTAYLTFDDGPSKNTLAILEILKQENIPATFFVTGNNVSGEESVYKRIVNEGHRLANHTYTHNFAEIYQSTEAFLADFLRLEEFLYQETGIRTDMMRFPGGTQSAMAQKTSGYNIVGELIGEIKALDYDYFDWNVYSGDGTETPPSAEIVKNVLSGADGIAGDIVVLFHDSRTKKSTVEALPQIIAELTERGYSFSALSPGAIEVKHR
- a CDS encoding PPC domain-containing DNA-binding protein; this encodes MKATEGKIGRVFVIRLEEGDVVPGCIENFAAENNIKVGFVNIIGGIGSGEVVTGPRRTYEMPPSPMVLPVDGAHEITGTGVLVPGDDGRPQLHLHASLGRAGKTTTGCLRPGVKTWLVGEVVLCEILGVDSKRVLDNKSGFALLQP
- a CDS encoding universal stress protein, with amino-acid sequence MEKILVATDGSETANKALGYALQLAEALKADITVISVAQEVPMAMSHEGITNADIARFKDNMLENMKKSAQEALNKAEKLFEQKGVAVNTRLEVGDPARVITDVAEKESFDQVIIGSRGLGGIRGMVLGSVSNKVVNSVKTNVTVIR
- a CDS encoding LysM peptidoglycan-binding domain-containing protein is translated as MAPKKIKGISGSRRATYAPTTDIIPSPPQTCDGFMYVVRPRDTLYSIARKFNCSVMQLLQANPQISSRSGTLFIRQRICIPDVVDVLPAHKLLPAGPKVLFVELLDSMGNPLRVMNGFVSLAPRTFIRVVFSEPVNQVYFFFVPSRRKIFRPSFLIGERTLVPPSRSVRFVWDVPRGIRGSLFIVGCTERICGPPEELLVRRP
- a CDS encoding ATP-binding protein, translating into MGHLVGKDVYRKLGSKMDSMQVRVPWNEKLYEILKELYTPEEAEVYCKMPYALSSLDKIARVSGLDTEFLEKTLYSLCSKGLVIDIWVKGKYRYMPSPMVIGVFEFTMMRTGENTDSKHWARLFHQYLSDEDFIAANYKDGQRISPLRALPYESALGEHVEILDYEKATAIIEKADKFAIGLCSCRHEKMHVGEKQCDVPLEMCSSMGKSADYLIRNNLAREVSKEDALENLARSLQYGLVLNADNVQKNVSFICHCCKCCCNALAGISRFGYANAVVTSSFIAAVLEGCTGCGKCVQACPVDAIGVTDKEEKKAQIDTEYCLGCGVCTVQCPTKALVLKKRKQKVLHPENTFERVLLQSLERDTLPDLLFAHPEGMTPKLMKGMLGGFLRLPGMKRALMSDALRSRFLDRMKAMS
- a CDS encoding universal stress protein, which produces MKILVATDGSDTSRKALQYVKEIAAPLKAEVTVLSVAQELAQLRAHEAYAEVHSFDINIAEAMKKIAENALAEAEKMLAGLSVTTRLETGDPAGVICRIAQEGDFDQVVLGSRGLGGLKGMFLGSVSNRVVNCSQTNITVVK
- a CDS encoding HD domain-containing protein yields the protein MEKISYTEIKNNAELRTYIQKGDDLLSALGFTEHAFVHANKVAETVGTILLEFGFSEREAELGKIAGYMHDIGNLINRDGHAQSGAILAFNILTRIGMDPAEIALVSAAIGNHDEGNGKPINALAAALILADKSDVRRTRVRNTELVTFDIHDRVNYAVEESTLTVDGKEKSVSLYLKVDTSISSKMEYFEIFLTRMMMCRKAAAFLGGNFELIMNTTKLL